One Natrinema marinum genomic window carries:
- a CDS encoding CrcB family protein yields the protein MAAHPLARLETLALIAVGGFAGANLRLFAMGLFPDVPSIVLVNAVGSAALGFLVYEAEYAGHIGSETRTVFATGFLSSLTTYSTFALQTAFASGPLAIGGIIAANYSLGAVGVLAGRALARRVGEPRPTGGETA from the coding sequence ATGGCAGCTCACCCGCTCGCTCGACTCGAGACGCTCGCGCTGATCGCCGTCGGCGGCTTCGCCGGCGCGAACCTTCGGCTGTTCGCGATGGGGCTGTTTCCGGACGTGCCCTCGATCGTCCTCGTCAACGCCGTCGGGAGCGCGGCGCTCGGCTTTCTGGTCTACGAGGCCGAGTACGCGGGTCACATCGGCTCCGAGACGCGGACGGTCTTCGCGACCGGCTTTCTCTCCTCGCTGACGACCTACAGCACGTTCGCACTGCAGACCGCGTTCGCGTCGGGCCCGCTCGCGATCGGCGGAATAATCGCCGCGAACTACTCGCTCGGCGCCGTCGGCGTCCTCGCGGGCCGGGCACTGGCCCGCCGCGTCGGCGAGCCGCGGCCGACCGGAGGTGAAACGGCGTGA
- a CDS encoding magnesium transporter, whose product MAAAGADDPHDTWTIRHIVGTMFPILIGLSMLEMGSGYVLSELEETYLANPTLLVLVPVMIGMGGNLGAILSSRLSTRLHLGVLEFDPRDEVLWTNILAILGLAATVFSALGVTAWVVGQVIAQPMPLADLMIISVVSGMVLAAIAVVLSLAATYVSYTRGLDPDDTTIPVVTNVCDILGVIVLSGVAIVVLN is encoded by the coding sequence ATGGCGGCCGCGGGAGCCGACGATCCGCACGATACCTGGACGATCCGGCACATCGTCGGCACGATGTTCCCCATCCTGATCGGCCTCTCGATGCTCGAGATGGGATCGGGCTACGTCCTCTCGGAACTCGAGGAGACCTACCTCGCGAACCCCACGCTGCTCGTGCTCGTCCCCGTGATGATCGGGATGGGCGGCAACCTCGGCGCGATCCTCTCCTCGCGGCTCTCGACGCGGCTGCATCTGGGGGTACTCGAGTTCGACCCTCGAGACGAGGTGCTCTGGACGAATATACTGGCGATTCTCGGGCTGGCTGCGACGGTCTTCTCCGCGCTCGGAGTCACCGCCTGGGTCGTCGGACAGGTCATCGCTCAGCCGATGCCCCTCGCCGACCTTATGATCATCTCGGTCGTCAGCGGGATGGTACTCGCCGCTATCGCCGTCGTGTTGAGCCTCGCCGCGACGTACGTTTCCTATACACGAGGGTTAGACCCCGACGACACGACGATCCCGGTGGTCACGAACGTCTGTGACATCCTCGGCGTGATCGTCCTCTCGGGGGTCGCGATCGTCGTCCTGAACTGA
- the crcB gene encoding fluoride efflux transporter CrcB, giving the protein MIAAALFSKPLVDGALVFDPEPAHVVGTGGAIGAVCRHWVGRRVSRRVSSSRFPLATFVVNVVGSFALGLLVFAGASESVLRLAGTGICGSFTTFSSFSVETIRLYERGDRALAVGNAAANLLCSLAAIGLAWGLVAATAL; this is encoded by the coding sequence ATGATCGCGGCCGCGCTCTTTTCAAAACCGCTCGTCGACGGCGCCCTCGTCTTCGACCCCGAGCCGGCTCACGTCGTCGGCACCGGCGGCGCGATCGGTGCAGTCTGTCGCCACTGGGTCGGCCGGCGGGTCTCGCGTCGCGTCTCGAGTTCCCGGTTCCCGCTGGCGACGTTCGTCGTCAACGTCGTCGGCAGCTTCGCGCTCGGGCTGCTCGTCTTCGCGGGCGCGAGCGAGTCGGTACTGCGACTCGCCGGCACCGGAATCTGCGGCTCGTTTACGACTTTCTCCTCGTTTTCCGTCGAGACGATTCGACTGTACGAACGCGGCGACCGGGCGCTCGCGGTTGGTAACGCCGCGGCCAACCTGCTGTGCTCGCTGGCAGCGATCGGCCTCGCGTGGGGGCTCGTCGCCGCGACGGCCCTCTGA
- a CDS encoding elongation factor EF-2: MGRRKKIVQECERLMDEPENIRNIAIAAHVDHGKTTLSDNLLAGAGMISDETAGEQLAMDTEEDEQERGITIDAANVSMTHEYEGTNHLINLIDTPGHVDFGGDVTRAMRAVDGALVVVDAVEGAMPQTETVLRQALREGVKPTLFINKVDRLISELQEGPEEMQERLLSVIRDVNELIRGMTEDMDDIDDWTVSVEDGTVGFGSALYKWGVSMPSMQRTGMDFAEIMELERADKRQELHEKTPLSDVVLDMVCEHFPNPVDAQPRRIPRIWRGDDESDLAEQMRLVDEDGEVVFMVTDIAMDPHAGEVASGRVFSGSLEKGQELYVSGTAGKNRVQSVGIYMGGEREEVDHVPAGNIAAVTGLRDAIAGSTVSSSEMTPFESIEHISEPVITKSVEAQTMDDLPKLIETLRQVSKEDPTIQITINEDTGEHLISGQGELHLEVITQRIEKNQGIPVNTGEPIVVYREAIDRASDEVEGISPNRHNRFYISAEPLSEEIVETIRMGEASMNIPELERREALQEAGMDKDDSQVVEHIHGTNILLDQTKGIQHLNETMELFIEGLEEALDNGPLANEPVQGTLIRLHDAKLHEDTIHRGPAQVIPATREAVHKSLIDGHIKMMEPMQDVRIDVPNDHMGAASGEIQGRRGRVDDMYQEGDLMVVEGIAPVDEMIGFASDIRSATEGRASWNTENAGFEFMSDSLQRDKIMEIRERKGMKLELPPSIDYI, from the coding sequence ATGGGCCGACGCAAGAAGATCGTCCAAGAGTGTGAACGGTTGATGGACGAACCGGAGAACATCCGGAACATCGCCATCGCCGCTCACGTCGACCACGGGAAAACGACGCTTTCTGACAATCTCCTCGCCGGTGCCGGCATGATCTCCGACGAGACCGCCGGCGAACAGCTCGCGATGGACACGGAAGAAGACGAGCAGGAACGTGGGATCACTATCGACGCGGCGAACGTCTCGATGACCCACGAGTACGAGGGCACCAACCACCTCATCAACCTCATCGACACGCCGGGCCACGTCGACTTCGGTGGCGACGTGACCCGCGCGATGCGCGCCGTCGACGGTGCACTCGTCGTCGTCGACGCCGTCGAGGGCGCGATGCCCCAGACCGAGACGGTGCTGCGACAGGCGCTCCGCGAGGGCGTCAAGCCGACCCTGTTCATCAACAAGGTCGACCGCCTCATCTCCGAACTGCAGGAAGGTCCCGAGGAGATGCAGGAGCGTCTCCTCTCGGTCATCCGCGACGTCAACGAGCTCATCCGGGGCATGACCGAGGACATGGACGATATCGACGATTGGACGGTCTCCGTCGAAGACGGTACCGTCGGCTTCGGCTCCGCGCTGTACAAGTGGGGCGTCTCGATGCCCTCGATGCAGCGCACCGGTATGGACTTCGCCGAGATCATGGAACTCGAGCGCGCGGACAAGCGCCAGGAGCTCCACGAGAAGACGCCCCTCTCGGACGTCGTGCTCGACATGGTCTGTGAGCACTTCCCGAACCCGGTCGACGCCCAGCCCCGTCGTATTCCGCGCATCTGGCGCGGTGACGACGAGTCCGACCTCGCCGAACAGATGCGCCTCGTCGACGAGGACGGCGAAGTCGTCTTCATGGTCACCGACATCGCGATGGACCCACACGCCGGCGAAGTCGCCTCCGGCCGCGTCTTCTCGGGGTCCCTCGAGAAGGGCCAGGAGCTGTACGTCTCCGGGACCGCCGGCAAGAACCGCGTTCAGTCCGTCGGCATCTACATGGGCGGGGAACGCGAGGAGGTCGATCACGTTCCTGCGGGGAACATCGCGGCCGTCACCGGCCTGCGCGATGCGATCGCCGGCTCGACCGTCTCGAGCTCGGAGATGACTCCCTTCGAGTCGATCGAACACATCTCGGAGCCGGTCATCACGAAGAGCGTGGAGGCCCAGACGATGGACGACCTCCCCAAACTCATCGAGACGCTTCGACAGGTCTCGAAAGAGGACCCGACGATCCAGATTACGATCAACGAGGACACCGGCGAGCACCTGATCTCCGGGCAGGGTGAGCTTCACCTCGAGGTCATCACCCAGCGTATCGAGAAGAACCAGGGCATCCCGGTCAACACCGGTGAGCCGATCGTCGTCTACCGCGAGGCCATCGACCGTGCAAGCGACGAGGTCGAAGGCATCTCGCCAAACCGTCACAACCGGTTCTACATCTCCGCCGAGCCGCTCAGCGAGGAGATCGTCGAGACGATCCGGATGGGAGAGGCCTCGATGAACATCCCCGAACTCGAGCGCCGTGAAGCGCTTCAGGAAGCCGGCATGGACAAAGACGACTCCCAGGTCGTCGAACACATCCACGGCACGAACATCCTGCTCGACCAGACCAAAGGGATCCAGCACCTGAACGAAACGATGGAGCTGTTCATCGAGGGGCTCGAGGAGGCCCTCGACAACGGTCCGCTCGCCAACGAGCCGGTTCAGGGAACGCTCATCCGTCTCCACGACGCGAAGCTCCACGAGGACACCATCCATCGTGGTCCCGCACAGGTCATCCCGGCCACGCGTGAGGCCGTCCACAAGTCGCTCATCGACGGCCACATCAAGATGATGGAGCCGATGCAGGACGTCCGTATCGACGTGCCGAACGACCACATGGGCGCCGCCTCCGGCGAGATTCAGGGTCGCCGTGGCCGCGTCGACGACATGTACCAGGAAGGCGACCTCATGGTCGTCGAGGGTATCGCACCCGTCGACGAGATGATCGGGTTCGCGAGCGACATCCGGTCTGCGACCGAGGGCCGTGCCTCCTGGAACACCGAGAACGCCGGCTTCGAGTTCATGTCCGACTCGCTCCAGCGCGACAAGATCATGGAGATCCGCGAGCGCAAGGGCATGAAGCTCGAGCTGCCGCCGAGCATCGACTACATCTAA
- a CDS encoding potassium channel family protein: MDPLEGETSSAPIEYEPVSVKDVLVEMKDTAELLIDLSYSAVLHRSEELATEVLRLEERMDVLEMRARMSLLMAARKPADAEQLAPVLGIVGAADGISDAAGDIAKIVLEDMGLPEAMRAALPDAAGTLVRGVVAANSPYAGRTLKDIDLESETGVRAIALRRGSDWLLNPGPNTRVEADDVALLRGPDTAIGDVYETLTGDGYEAPTAEAPDIDDLERAVDTIIHMKDFSELAVDLAYSSVLFDSEELAEEVRNLEVEVDAMQSRFEAWTLRAAADAADPVVLRGLIQLGSSTERISDTAIEISEGVLRDIDVHPVVQAAVQESDEIITRVAVEEGSELDGTAVTAGVPDAESTMSVIAIRRPSEGWLLVADADAELRGGDVLISKGTRTAAAAFRELAAA; this comes from the coding sequence ATGGACCCGCTCGAGGGCGAGACGTCGTCGGCCCCGATCGAGTACGAGCCCGTCAGCGTCAAGGACGTCCTCGTCGAGATGAAAGACACCGCGGAGTTGCTGATCGACCTCTCGTACTCGGCCGTCCTCCACCGCAGCGAGGAACTCGCGACGGAGGTGCTCCGACTCGAAGAGCGGATGGACGTCCTCGAGATGCGGGCGCGGATGAGCCTCCTGATGGCCGCCCGGAAGCCGGCCGACGCCGAACAGCTCGCACCGGTGCTGGGGATCGTCGGCGCGGCGGACGGGATCAGCGACGCCGCCGGCGACATCGCGAAGATCGTTCTCGAGGACATGGGCCTGCCCGAGGCAATGCGGGCGGCGCTGCCCGACGCCGCGGGAACGCTGGTTCGGGGCGTCGTCGCCGCGAACTCGCCCTACGCCGGCCGGACGCTGAAAGACATCGACCTCGAGTCGGAGACGGGCGTCCGCGCGATCGCGCTCCGGCGGGGCAGCGACTGGCTGCTCAATCCGGGGCCGAACACGCGCGTCGAGGCCGACGACGTGGCCCTCTTGCGAGGCCCCGATACGGCGATCGGCGACGTCTACGAGACCCTGACCGGCGACGGCTACGAAGCGCCGACCGCCGAGGCCCCGGATATCGACGATCTGGAACGGGCCGTGGACACGATCATCCACATGAAGGACTTCTCCGAGCTGGCGGTCGATCTGGCATACAGCAGCGTGCTGTTCGACAGTGAGGAACTCGCCGAGGAGGTCCGCAACCTCGAGGTCGAGGTCGATGCGATGCAGTCGCGGTTCGAGGCGTGGACGCTCCGGGCGGCCGCCGACGCGGCCGATCCGGTCGTCCTGCGAGGGTTGATCCAGCTTGGAAGCAGCACCGAACGGATCAGCGACACCGCGATCGAGATCAGCGAGGGCGTCCTGCGGGACATCGACGTCCATCCGGTCGTGCAGGCGGCCGTCCAGGAGAGCGACGAGATCATCACCCGCGTCGCGGTCGAGGAGGGAAGCGAGCTCGACGGCACGGCGGTCACGGCCGGCGTTCCCGACGCCGAGTCGACGATGTCGGTGATCGCCATCCGCAGACCCAGCGAGGGGTGGCTGCTGGTCGCGGACGCCGACGCCGAACTGCGCGGCGGCGACGTGCTCATCTCGAAGGGGACCCGGACGGCCGCGGCGGCCTTCCGCGAACTCGCGGCCGCCTGA
- a CDS encoding magnesium transporter: MEARQSAWRIYRESLPILVVSLAGGIFAGAVLGSEGMTEGFQRFPGMLLLLPAFLATRGNVYGALGARISSGLHQGMIDPEFSWDRRLVNAVAASFINGISVSIFIAVLSWGILHVLGRESARLVELVSIMLVAGILTSTTLIFGLLALVFASYQYGLDPDNLIGPIVTTLGDVFGVVFLFIALTVIGVVF, from the coding sequence ATGGAGGCTCGCCAATCCGCGTGGCGAATCTACCGCGAGTCGCTACCGATTCTCGTGGTCAGCCTCGCCGGTGGGATCTTCGCGGGGGCGGTGCTCGGCTCCGAGGGCATGACCGAGGGATTCCAGCGATTTCCCGGCATGCTGTTGTTGCTGCCGGCCTTTCTCGCGACGCGGGGGAACGTCTACGGCGCGCTGGGTGCGCGCATCTCGAGTGGCCTCCACCAGGGGATGATCGATCCCGAGTTCTCGTGGGACCGGCGACTGGTCAACGCCGTCGCGGCATCGTTCATCAACGGGATCAGCGTCTCGATCTTCATCGCCGTCCTCTCGTGGGGCATTCTGCACGTACTCGGCCGTGAATCCGCCAGGCTCGTCGAACTCGTCTCGATCATGCTCGTCGCGGGAATCCTGACCTCGACGACGCTGATCTTCGGACTACTAGCGCTCGTCTTCGCGAGCTATCAGTACGGACTCGATCCCGACAACCTGATCGGCCCGATCGTCACCACCCTCGGCGACGTCTTCGGCGTCGTCTTCCTCTTCATCGCGCTCACCGTCATCGGGGTGGTCTTCTGA
- the serS gene encoding serine--tRNA ligase encodes MLDRTYLRENPDEVRDALENRGADVDVDELLELDERWRELKAEGDDLRHDRNQITKKIGKFVGEGEDEKREEAIERSRELKAEIENVEDEAVELQEELNERLLEIPQIPHESVPLGLDERHNVEDRRWGFDDGHELPDEVTPHYELGEDLDIIDEERAAKTTGSGFYFLKGEGAQLEHALVQFMMDLHREQGYVDLFPPIPVKSASMRGTGQLPKFADDAYRLGGSNEEEYEDDDLWLCPTAEVPVTNMYANEILLKDDLPLKHQAYTPNFRREAGEHGTETRGIVRVHQFNKVELVNFVEPEDSYDRLENLLDEAEEVLRQLGLPYRILELCTGDLTFASAKTYDIEVWAPGDDMDDGPEAGGRWLEVSSASNFEDFQARRAGLRYRPERHESAEYLHTLNASGLAIPRVMVAILEYYQNEDGTVTIPEPLRPYMGGKEVIEGHEKVGESALGAGERE; translated from the coding sequence ATGCTCGACCGGACCTATCTGCGCGAGAATCCCGACGAGGTACGCGATGCCCTAGAGAACCGCGGGGCAGACGTCGACGTCGACGAACTCCTCGAGCTCGACGAGCGCTGGCGCGAACTGAAAGCCGAAGGCGACGACCTGCGCCACGATCGCAACCAGATTACCAAGAAGATCGGCAAGTTCGTCGGCGAAGGCGAAGACGAGAAGCGAGAGGAGGCCATCGAGCGCTCGCGGGAGCTCAAAGCCGAGATCGAGAACGTCGAAGACGAGGCCGTCGAACTCCAGGAGGAGCTCAACGAACGGCTGCTCGAGATCCCGCAGATTCCCCACGAGAGCGTCCCACTGGGGCTCGACGAGCGTCACAACGTCGAGGACCGGCGCTGGGGCTTCGACGACGGACACGAGTTACCCGACGAGGTGACGCCCCACTACGAACTCGGCGAGGACTTAGACATCATCGACGAGGAACGGGCCGCCAAGACCACCGGCTCCGGCTTCTACTTCCTCAAAGGCGAGGGCGCACAACTCGAGCACGCCTTGGTCCAGTTCATGATGGATCTCCACCGCGAGCAGGGCTACGTCGACCTCTTCCCGCCGATTCCGGTCAAGAGCGCGTCGATGCGCGGCACCGGCCAGCTCCCCAAATTCGCCGACGACGCCTATCGCCTCGGCGGCAGTAACGAGGAGGAGTACGAGGACGACGATCTCTGGCTCTGCCCCACCGCCGAGGTGCCGGTCACCAACATGTACGCCAACGAGATCCTCCTCAAGGACGACCTCCCGCTCAAACACCAAGCGTACACGCCGAACTTCCGGCGCGAGGCCGGCGAGCACGGCACCGAAACGCGGGGCATCGTCCGCGTCCACCAGTTCAACAAGGTCGAACTCGTCAACTTCGTCGAGCCCGAGGACAGCTACGACCGCCTCGAGAACCTGCTGGACGAAGCCGAAGAAGTCCTCCGGCAACTCGGTCTCCCCTACCGCATCCTCGAGCTCTGTACCGGCGATCTCACCTTCGCCTCCGCCAAGACCTACGACATCGAAGTCTGGGCCCCAGGCGACGACATGGACGACGGCCCCGAGGCTGGCGGCCGCTGGCTCGAGGTCTCCTCGGCCTCGAACTTCGAGGACTTCCAGGCCCGCCGAGCCGGCCTGCGCTACCGCCCCGAGCGCCACGAATCGGCCGAGTACTTACACACCCTGAACGCCTCCGGGCTGGCGATTCCACGGGTGATGGTGGCCATCCTCGAGTACTACCAGAACGAGGACGGGACAGTGACGATTCCTGAACCGCTGCGGCCGTACATGGGTGGGAAGGAGGTCATCGAAGGCCACGAGAAGGTCGGCGAGTCCGCGTTGGGTGCCGGCGAGCGGGAGTAG
- a CDS encoding DUF5781 family protein, with the protein MDIRVQGPGPSAPFLSAQDLFETEHDLSLPVHVQLRDDPDERTWAAHYDDRHVLNISRQAASSAMARELALHEFAHMARHEQRHPSHTQSTEEVLYLGLAGRSVERRKLSHCYQIANHMKDIYADDITLSVGPGEKLLSFLESSLAIALADRPETPPRPGLERLSPSADPEITAVNAAFALALAERHDLVDEDHRLYDLAHAAAMDAPEIDFGEFKRRFRELAREPDASTYRQVLVDATRAYVGGDGLAAD; encoded by the coding sequence ATGGATATACGTGTACAGGGACCGGGGCCGAGCGCGCCGTTTCTCAGCGCTCAAGACCTCTTCGAGACCGAACACGACCTCTCGCTGCCGGTTCACGTCCAGCTTCGGGACGACCCCGACGAGCGGACGTGGGCCGCCCACTACGACGACCGCCACGTCCTGAACATCTCGCGACAGGCCGCTTCGTCGGCGATGGCCCGCGAACTCGCCCTCCACGAGTTCGCCCATATGGCCCGCCACGAACAGCGACACCCTTCACACACACAGTCGACCGAAGAAGTGCTCTACCTCGGGCTGGCCGGTCGCAGCGTCGAGCGCCGCAAACTCTCTCACTGCTACCAGATCGCAAACCACATGAAAGACATCTACGCCGACGATATCACCCTCTCGGTCGGCCCCGGCGAGAAACTGCTCTCGTTCCTCGAGTCGAGTCTCGCGATCGCGCTCGCCGACCGGCCCGAGACGCCGCCTCGGCCGGGACTCGAGCGACTCTCGCCGAGCGCCGATCCGGAAATCACGGCGGTGAACGCGGCCTTCGCGCTGGCGCTTGCGGAACGACACGACCTCGTCGACGAAGACCACCGGCTCTACGACCTCGCCCACGCGGCCGCCATGGACGCCCCCGAGATCGATTTCGGCGAGTTCAAGCGCCGCTTCCGAGAACTCGCTCGCGAACCCGACGCGAGCACCTACCGCCAGGTGCTCGTCGACGCCACCCGCGCGTACGTCGGCGGTGACGGGCTCGCTGCGGACTGA